The proteins below come from a single Lates calcarifer isolate ASB-BC8 linkage group LG11, TLL_Latcal_v3, whole genome shotgun sequence genomic window:
- the LOC108898646 gene encoding phosphoribosyl pyrophosphate synthase-associated protein 2, with amino-acid sequence MNHTKGGLVIFTANSHPSSRELSKRIAERLGVELGKVQVYQEANRETRVQIQESVRGKDVFVIQTVSKDVNTTIMEMLIMVYACRTSCARSITGVLPYFPYSKQCKMRKRGSIVSKLIASMMCKAGLTHLITMDLHQKEIQGFFNIPVDNLRASPFLLQYIQEEIPDYRNAVIVAKSPASAKRAQSFAERLRLGIAVIHGEAQDAESDQVDGRHSPPTVKTTGAIHPSMEIPLLIPKEKPPITVVGDVGGRIAIIVDDIIDDVDSFVAAAETLKERGAYKIYVMATHGILSSDAPRFIEESAIDEVVVTNTIPHELQKLQCPKIKTADISMILSEAIRRIHNGESMSYLFRNIGVDD; translated from the exons ATGAACCACACCAAGGGTGGCCTGGTTATCTTCACCGCCAACTCACACCCCTCTAGCCGCGAGCTGAGCAAGAGGATTGCAGA gcgGTTAGGGGTGGAGCTTGGCAAGGTGCAGGTATACCAAGAAGCTAACCGAG AAACACGGGTACAGATCCAAGAGTCGGTGCGAGGCAAAGATGTCTTTGTGATCCAGACAGTGTCCAA GGATGTGAACACCACCATAATGGAAATGCTGATCATGGTGTACGCATGTAGGACATCCTGTGCCAGAAGCATCACAGGAGTCCTTCCCTACTTCCCCTACAGCAAGCAGTGCAAGATGAGAAAGAGGGGCTCCATCGTCTCCAAGCTTATTGCCTCTATGATGTGCAAAGCTG GTCTCACCCACCTGATCACCATGGACCTTCATCAGAAAGAGATTCAAGGCTTCTTCAACATCCCAGTGGACAATCTGAGAGCCTCGCCCTTCCTGCTGCAGTACATACAGGAGGAG ATCCCTGACTATAGAAATGCTGTAATTGTGGCCAAATCCCCAGCTTCTGCCAAAAG gGCTCAGTCATTTGCAGAGCGGCTGCGTCTCGGAATAGCAGTGATCCACGGTGAAGCTCAGGACGCAGAGTCAGACCAGGTAGACGGGCGACACTCCCCACCCACCGTCAAGACCACTGGAGCTATTCACCCCAGCATGGAGATACCAt tgttgATCCCAAAAGAGAAGCCTCCCATCACTGTGGTAGGAGATGTAGGAGGACGCATTGCCATCATAGTG GATGACATCATCGATGATGTCGACAGTTTcgtagcagcagcagagacgcTGAAGGAAAGAGGGGCCTACAAGATATACGTCATGGCAACACACGGTATCCTCTCTTCCGACGCCCCCAGGTTCATAGAGGAGTCTGCTATTGATGAG GTGGTGGTGACCAACACGATTCCGCACGAGCTCCAGAAGCTCCAGTGTCCAAAGATTAAAACGGCCGATATCAGCATGATCCTGTCGGAGGCCATCCGCCGCATCCACAACGGAGAGTCCATGTCCTACCTGTTCCGCAACATAGGAGTAGATGACTAA